NGGGTGAGTTTATAGTGAAATAATATAAGAGCGATTAAAAGAGTTTCATGAGTCAGAAGTGAAGGGAATTTTGGATGAATTATAATTGGACACAAAAAAGGAAATCGGATNNNNNNNNNNNNNNNNNNNNNNNNNNNNNNNNNNNNNNNNNNNNNNNNNNNNNNNNNNNNNNNNNNNNNNNNNNagatagaaaaataggaagaaattaataaagaaagaaagaaacggtgGAATGtaagcaagcaagaaaaaaacagtaagagaaagaaaaggagaaagaaaaaagaaaacagaaaggaagaaaaacagaaaggaaaaaNNNNNNNNNNNNNNNNNNNNNNNNNNNNNNNNNNNNNNNNNNNNNNNNNNNNNNNNNNNNNNNNNNNNNNNNNNNNNNNNNNNNNNNNNNNNNNNNNNNNNNNNNNaaacacgaacaaaaaaaaaaaaaaaaaagctcaatgAAGGAGCTTATAGAGCACGCCCAGGACCAGCACGGTGACGAGGGCGAGAACCACAATGGTGATGATTTTGGCGAATGTGTTCATGTTATGCTCCGCCTCCATGTACGGGTCGCGTGGTTTGGGGCGGTCGATGGAATTTTGAACGAGCGTCGGGAAGGCGAGTTTCTGCGTGAACGAGAGCTTGGGCACGGGCTCGGGCAGGTACGGGAGGTGGTAGGTCGTGCCCGCTATCCCATGGCCGGGNNNNNNNNNNNNNNNNNNNNNNNNNNNNNNCATGCTGACGTAAGGGTTGAGGGAGCGGGCCAGGGAGCGGAGACTCAGCAGCGACGGCCGGCGGCGCTGGGATTCCTGACCTNNNNNNNNNNNNNNNNNNNNTTAGGTNNNNNNNNNNNNNNNNNNNNNNNNNNNNNNNNNNNNNNNNNNNNNNNNNNNNNNNNNNNNNNNNNNNNNNNNNNNNNNNNNNNNNNNNNNNNNNNNNNNNNNNNNNNNNNNNNNNNNNNNNNNNNNNNNNNNNNNNNNNNNNNNNNNNNNNNNNNNNNNNNNNNNNNNNNNNNNNNNNNNNNNNNNNNNNNNNNNNNNNNNNNNNNNNNNNNNNNNNNNNNNNNNNNNNNNNNNNNNNNNNNNNNNNNNNNNNNNNNNNNNNNNNNNNNNNNNNNNNNNNNNNNNNNNNNNNNNNNNNNNNNNNNNNNNNNNNNNNNNNNNNNNNNNNNNNNNNNNNNNNNNNNNNNNNNNNNNNNNNNNNNNNNNNNNNNNNNNNNNNNNNNNNNNNNNNNNNNNNNNNNNNNNNNNNGAACCCATGATATCTGATTTATTAGTTTTTCTTTTAATGCGTAAATTTATATCAACAAACATTCATCTAAttcacccctccctcactcatccctatatcagaggggaaaaaaatcgtcCTCAACGCTGCCCTCTCACCTGGCACAGTAAGCCTGAAACTGGGCGACTTCTCACTACAGGGAACCGACGTTGAGTTCGATCTGACGATGGGCTGCGAGCTGGCGTAGAGCGACTGCCCGTGGGAGATTTCCGACCGCAGGGATAGGCGAGAGGAGCCGGGCGAAGGCAAGGACCCGCTCTCAGCCAGGGAGTAGATGGAGTTGACAGACAGCATGGCGATTTCAGCTGGGTGGCCCTGCTCGCTCTGGGTGCTGTCGGACCGCACGGAGAACTGTTTTGGTAGAGTTGGGATGGTCGTCAGTGGGAGGATCTTGAGGTTNNNNNNNNNNNNNNNNNNNNNNNNNNNNNNNNNNNNNNNNNNNNNNNNNNNNNNNNNNNNNNNNNNNNNNNNNNNNNNNNNNNNNNNNNNNNNNATCTTCTTGAANNNNNNNNNNNNNNNNNNNNNNNNNNNNNNNNNNNNNNNNNNNNNNNNNNNNNNNNNNNNNNNNNNNNNNNNNNNNNNNNNNNNNNNNNNNNNNNNNNNNNNNNNNNNNNNNNNNNNNNNNNATGAAATGCAATTATTTCTAAAAATACTGCCTTTGTTTCATCCTATTGCCTTCCAGCAGACAATAGTTTTGAATGATAACATCGGCcgtaaaaagaatgaaataacacAGTACTAAGTCTTGGTCAATAAAAAATTGGAAAGgaccattttctgttttttttttataatccattCGGGCCAGAGAACAATTTCTGTTCCCAGATGACATATGATGTAGACTATagcactttcatttttatttctttgttatttagataataataataacagaaactcgCGGGTAAATACATAATGGTAATGAGATTTCTATTTGCTCAAAATAGGTTATTCAACTGAGAAATGAATATGTGAATCGATGGGAATAAACATGGTATAACATCTGACGGAACAAAGATATGTAGAAATTTTGATTAATTAGAGGAAGGTTGTCCttgaaaatcataaataatttctTAATCAAGAAATACTTCTAAATTTTGTCCTTTTCTCTGGTAAGACAACATGACTTCACAATATGACACCCTTATNNNNNNNNNNNNNNNNNNNNNNNNNNNNTGGACAACTAGTTAACTTTTGAGGAAAATAACGTCAGAACAGGACGGTTTTGTAAACAAACCGTTCGAGTTCACTTTGTCGCCATTCGTATtaatcctctctttatcttttgaaAGTTTATCTCGTATGCATGATCGTTTCTGTAAGCGAGACCTAGATAACTTTCATTAGGCACAAACTACCACATATTAATTAAAGAACCGTTAGGAAAATGCGTTGAAATTATCTTTAAAAGACCGCAGTGTATAAATTCGAACAGCATTTCTGTTCCTTTATTGTTTCCCTGCGACACGAAGCATTCTTGCATCCGATGGTCAGGCATTCATTTGGTGGCTACAAtaacgtcgatttttttttttttttgatgccagCGGCTAGAATTGTGCTCGCCTAGGACTCTCCCATTTGTAATATGgtcgtgtgtgtgattttgtagaATCGTTGCGATGTATTCGTAAATTTGTTAGCACCGAAGCCGACCTATCACGCTGTTAATGAAGAATGACTACCGTGTTTCTAAATTTATCAGTAATTATCTTTGTCATCCTAGTGATTAAAtactttactttaataattttaagaatTTCAGTCTTATTCTCTGTTGCAACATCGTGAATTTTGTGGCAATATGGGGATGTTAATGGATTATTGGGAGAAATAAAATTGTGTTGGTTAACTTGATGACTCAGTCGGAAACTGTAACATGTGATTNNNNNNNNNNNNNNNNNNNNNNNNNNNNNNNNNNNNNNNNNNNNNNNNNNNNNNNNNNNNNNNNNNNNNNNNNNNNNNNNNNNNNNNNNNNNNNNNNNNNNNNNNNNNNNNNNNNNNNNNNNNNNNNNNNNNNNNNNNNNNNNNNNNNNNNNNNNNNNNNNNNNNNNNNNNNNNNNNNNNNNNNNNNNNNNNNNNNNNNNNNNNNNNNNNNNNNNNNNNNNNNNNNNNNNNNNNNNNNNNNNNNNNNNNNNNNNNNNNNNNNNNNNNNNNNNNNNNNNNNNNNNNNNNNNNNNNNNNNNNNNNNNNNNNNNNNNNNNNNNNNNNNNNNNNNNNNNNNNNNNNNNNNNNNNNNNNNNNNNNNNNNNNNNNNNNNNNNNNNNNNNNNNNNNNNNNNNNNNNNNNNNNNNNNNNNNNNNNNNNNNNNNNNNNNNNNNNNNNNNNNNNNNNNNNNNNNNNNNNNNNNNNNNNNNNNNNNNNNNNNNNNNNNNNNNNNNNNNNNNNNNNNNNNNNNNNNNNNNNNNNNNNNNNGGATATCTCTGATTTTAGTTTGCCCGCGGATTTGCGCAGATGGTATGTGGTCGCGCCATATGACGCCGAGCTTAATTCTCTCGNNNNNNNNNNNNNNNNNNNNNNNNNNNNNNNNNNNNNNNNNNNNNNNNNNNNNNNNNNNNNNNNNNNNNNNNNNNNNNNNNNNNNNNNNNNNNNNNNNNNNNNNNNNNNNNNNNNNNNNNNNNNNNNNNNNNNNNNNNNNNNNNNNNNNNNNNNNNNNNNNNNNNNNNNNNNNNNNNNNNNNNNNNNNNNNNNNNNNNNNNNNNNNNNNNNNNNNNNNNNNNNNNNNNNNNNNNNNNNNNNNNNNNNNNNNNNNNNNNNNNNNNNNNNNNNNNNNNNNNNNNNNNNNNNNNNNNNNNNNNNNNNNNNNNNNNNNNNNNNNNNNNNNNNNNNNNNNNNNNNNNNNNNNNNNNNNNNNNNNNNNNNNNNNNNNNNNNNNNNNNNNNNNNNNNNNNNNNNNNNNNNNNNNNNNNNNNNNNNNNNNNNNNNNNNNNNNNNNNNNNNNNNNNNNNNNNNNNNNNNNNNNNNNNNNNNNNNNNNNNNNNNNNNNNNNNNNNNNNNNNNNNNNNNNNNNNNNNNNNNNNNNNNNNNNNNNNNNNNNNNNNNNNNNNNNNNNNNNNNNNNNNNNNNNNNNNNNNNNNNNNNNNNNNNNNNNNNNNNNNNNNNNNNNNNNNNNNNNNNNNNNNNNNNNNNNNNNNNNNNNNNNNNNNNNNNNNNNNNNNNNNNNNNNNNNNNNNNNNNNNNNNNNNNNNNNNNNNNNNNNNNNNNNNNNNNNNNNNNNNNNNNNNNNNNNNNNNNNNNNNNNNNNNNNNNNNNNNNNNNNNNNNNNNNNNNNNNNNNNNNNNNNNNNNNNNNNNNNNNNNNNNNNNNNNNNNNNNNNNNNNNNNNNNNNNNNNNNNNNNNNNNNNNNNNNNNNNNNNNNNNNNNNNNNNNNNNNNNNNNNNNNNNNNNNNNNNNNNNNNNNNNNNNNNNNNNNNNNNNNNNNNNNNNNNNNNNNNNNNNNNNNNNNNNNNNNNNNNNNNNNNNNNNNNNNNNNNNNNNNNNNNNNNNNNNNNNNNNNNNNNNNNNNNNNNNNNNNNNNNNNNNNNNNNNNNNNNNNNNNNNNNNNNNNNNNNNNNNNNNNNNNNNNNNNNNNNNNNNNNNNNNNNNNNNNNNNNNNNNNNNNNNNNNNNNNNNNNNNNNNGGATTGTTTAACTGCTAGTTTTACCTCCCAGTCTTCGATATCAGGGAATTCGTGAAACCTGTGTTGTATCTCAGGTTCTTNNNNNNNNNNNNNNNNNNNNNNNNNNNNNNNNNNNNNNNNCTCTGGGCGTGTTGATGAGTACAGCTTTTTGTAGAACTCTTGTGCTCTGGACACAACCCGTTCACGATCTGTTGTAAGGGTGTAGTCTTCTTCACGTACGCCTGTTAGTTGGAGCCTACCTTTGTTCAGTTTTCTTTTCGCCATTTTGAAACCTTTCCCTTGTCGGATGACTTCAAGGGCAGTCACCGTGCGAAATTTTATCAGATCTTCTCGTTGCTTTTTTCTGATGAGTTTGTTGATTTCTGCTAGTTCgattttttctcttgcatttgtTGGTACTTtgagatttcttcttttctccatgagattctttgtttcatttgagAACTTGTCGGTTCTTTTGGAAGtggttttccagtttttttccgGCAGCGATCATTGGTTTGATGATGTTGTTTAAGTCGTTGACATTtacctcattgttgttgttttcttcttcaagCTCTTCCAGAACGGCAAAACGATTTTTGAGGTCTATTTGGAAATCTTTCTCGAACTGTTTTGAAACTCGTAGTGGTTCTTGTTTTGAGTGAAACAGTTTTTGTCTTTCTAATTTTGTATCNNNNNNNNNNNNNNNNNN
This Penaeus monodon isolate SGIC_2016 chromosome 19, NSTDA_Pmon_1, whole genome shotgun sequence DNA region includes the following protein-coding sequences:
- the LOC119585323 gene encoding uncharacterized protein LOC119585323 — its product is MVHIQYERIRDTGNSERLGRSETRRFNGRQSEGPNEEQINSIAIPPASTTSTHHSQLQTRAHNASSSLPLQPEDQFRDRQDSICSLDYSAAAALAQSASCQRTSRPRLMKTPNSLGVSNLWPRRVSASSRSCSDERSELSEFSVRSDSTQSEQGHPAEIAMLSVNSIYSLAESGSLPSPGSSRLSLRSEISHGQSLYASSQPIVRSNSTSVPCSEKSPSFRLTVPAGTTYHLPYLPEPVPKLSFTQKLAFPTLVQNSIDRPKPRDPYMEAEHNMNTFAKIITIVVLALVTVLVLGVLYKLLH